A single genomic interval of Nocardioides nitrophenolicus harbors:
- a CDS encoding nitroreductase family protein: MSALPFTDLNHVLTTTRAVRLRLDHERPVSLEVVGECLQLALQAPTGGAAEDWRWVVVADSEVKERLAALYLSAYEEFVHAPLHSAAGAESDTVQGRLGGVGSDGEVSRRTRRILDGADHLARTLARAPYLVVPCATRPDPAKGGAGTSSALYGSVYPAIWQFNLALRARGLGTVITTLHLHHAAEAAALLGIPEDAVQVTLLPVAYTVGTEFKVAARKPVAEVAYLDHWSTPFPYADKPVDRLTGEDVT, translated from the coding sequence ATGAGCGCCCTGCCGTTCACCGACCTCAACCACGTGCTGACGACGACCCGAGCGGTCCGGCTCCGGCTCGACCACGAGCGGCCGGTCTCGCTGGAGGTCGTGGGCGAGTGCCTGCAGCTCGCGCTGCAGGCGCCGACCGGCGGTGCCGCGGAGGACTGGCGCTGGGTGGTGGTCGCCGACTCCGAGGTCAAGGAGCGACTGGCCGCGCTGTACCTCTCGGCGTACGAGGAGTTCGTCCACGCACCGCTGCACAGCGCTGCCGGCGCGGAGAGTGACACGGTCCAGGGCCGGCTCGGCGGCGTGGGCAGCGACGGTGAGGTGAGTCGGCGCACCCGCCGCATCCTCGACGGGGCGGACCACCTGGCCCGCACCCTGGCCCGGGCGCCGTACCTGGTGGTGCCATGTGCCACCCGGCCCGATCCGGCGAAGGGCGGCGCGGGCACGTCGTCGGCGCTCTACGGCTCGGTCTATCCCGCGATCTGGCAGTTCAACCTGGCGCTTCGGGCCCGGGGGCTGGGCACCGTGATCACCACCTTGCACCTGCACCACGCGGCCGAGGCCGCTGCCCTGCTCGGCATCCCCGAGGACGCGGTACAGGTCACCCTGCTGCCGGTCGCCTACACGGTGGGTACCGAGTTCAAGGTCGCCGCGCGCAAACCGGTCGCCGAGGTCGCCTATCTCGACCACTGGAGCACCCCCTTCCCGTACGCCGACAAGCCGGTCGACCGGCTCACCGGAGAGGACGTCACGTGA
- a CDS encoding LuxR family transcriptional regulator, protein MDESPARPGSSLPPLLVAELVTSPTVDDLLRRFLDEATHRLAAFAVGVYVHDHATGRPTVAQIRGLGSYYVNSYERYGRDQDPVVQAALRGRQVADSDSLMSPDEWRGLPVVRDVFAPHAMARVLCAPFVVGGEVAGTLNLARHDDQPAFSDADREAARTAAAVLGIAVAAADERRSVERERTQLRAALDRCRTPVVVTDLDAARRHLNAPALDLFAKIGVAGQELVQLLDCDDERGVDSVTAPDGHGGQMVITVTSQRLPDHPEVVVSVLGLEGAGVGDLDPSIRQLLTEREADVAACALRGRSDREIADELFLSPHTVKHHIKSIYAKLGVHTRVQLLTRLRG, encoded by the coding sequence ATGGACGAATCGCCGGCCCGGCCCGGGTCCTCGCTGCCGCCGCTGCTCGTCGCCGAGCTGGTCACCTCGCCCACCGTCGACGACCTGCTGCGCCGGTTCCTCGACGAGGCCACGCACCGTCTCGCGGCGTTCGCGGTCGGGGTCTACGTGCACGACCACGCGACGGGCCGACCCACGGTCGCGCAGATCCGGGGACTCGGCAGCTACTACGTCAACAGCTACGAGCGGTACGGGCGCGACCAGGACCCGGTCGTCCAGGCCGCGCTCCGCGGACGCCAGGTGGCCGACAGCGACTCGCTGATGTCGCCCGACGAGTGGCGGGGACTGCCGGTGGTGCGCGACGTCTTCGCCCCGCACGCCATGGCGCGGGTCCTCTGTGCGCCCTTCGTCGTCGGCGGTGAGGTGGCGGGAACCCTGAACCTGGCGCGGCACGACGACCAGCCGGCGTTCAGCGACGCCGACCGGGAGGCGGCCCGGACCGCCGCCGCCGTCCTGGGCATCGCGGTGGCGGCCGCCGACGAGCGTCGCTCGGTCGAGCGCGAGCGCACCCAGCTGCGCGCCGCCCTGGACCGCTGTCGTACGCCGGTCGTGGTCACCGATCTCGACGCGGCGCGGCGCCATCTCAACGCGCCCGCGCTCGACCTCTTCGCGAAGATCGGCGTCGCGGGCCAGGAGCTCGTGCAGCTGCTCGACTGCGACGACGAGCGCGGAGTGGACTCGGTGACCGCTCCCGACGGCCACGGCGGCCAGATGGTGATCACGGTGACGTCCCAGCGCCTGCCGGACCACCCGGAGGTGGTCGTCTCCGTGCTGGGTCTCGAAGGGGCGGGCGTGGGCGACCTCGACCCCTCGATCCGCCAGCTGCTGACCGAGCGGGAGGCCGACGTCGCCGCGTGTGCACTGCGGGGGCGCAGCGACAGGGAGATCGCCGACGAGCTGTTCCTGAGCCCGCACACGGTCAAGCACCACATCAAGTCGATCTACGCGAAGCTCGGCGTGCACACCCGGGTCCAGCTGCTCACCCGGCTCCGAGGCTAG
- a CDS encoding IclR family transcriptional regulator, producing the protein MSTDANSVLGKARLILECVASGDAEPSLAEISRRTGIAKPTVHRLNRQLLEWGLLERSGQEYRLGLRAFELGGRVPRLRVLRAAIRPYLHSLRLATEETVDLAVLDGREVLDLERAGSPRQAATSSPTPGRRPVHATATGKVLLAHSPPELVDAVLMRGLEQVTPLTVTSPQLLRDQLVRARHDGYATEVEEAAAGHCSVAVPIFGPTGLLLAALSVTSPAGHGDPERYAGMLAAVGREVSADRSVT; encoded by the coding sequence GTGAGCACCGACGCCAACAGCGTGCTGGGCAAGGCACGGCTGATCCTGGAGTGCGTCGCGAGCGGCGACGCCGAGCCGTCCCTGGCCGAGATCTCGCGGCGCACCGGCATCGCCAAGCCCACGGTCCACCGCCTGAACCGGCAGCTCCTCGAGTGGGGCCTCCTGGAGCGGTCCGGGCAGGAGTACCGCCTCGGGCTGCGGGCCTTCGAGCTCGGCGGTCGGGTGCCCCGCCTCCGCGTGCTGCGTGCCGCGATCCGTCCGTACCTGCACAGCCTCCGCCTAGCGACGGAGGAGACGGTCGACCTCGCGGTCCTGGACGGCAGGGAGGTGCTCGACCTCGAGCGGGCCGGCAGCCCGCGGCAGGCGGCGACGTCCTCGCCCACCCCCGGTCGCCGGCCGGTGCACGCCACCGCGACCGGGAAGGTGCTCCTCGCCCACAGCCCGCCGGAGCTCGTGGACGCGGTCCTCATGCGTGGGCTCGAACAGGTGACCCCGCTGACCGTCACCTCGCCCCAGCTGCTGCGTGACCAGCTGGTCCGCGCCCGTCACGACGGCTACGCGACCGAGGTCGAGGAGGCCGCGGCGGGCCACTGCTCCGTGGCCGTGCCCATCTTCGGCCCCACCGGACTGCTGCTGGCGGCGCTGTCCGTCACGAGCCCCGCCGGTCACGGTGATCCCGAGCGGTACGCCGGGATGCTGGCCGCGGTCGGTCGTGAGGTCTCGGCCGACCGGTCGGTCACCTGA
- a CDS encoding nitroreductase family protein codes for MTAVITDIDQVLTTTRAVRRRMDFTRPVQRTVVEECLRLAQQAPMGSNLEDWRIVAVDDPELKRQLGRLYTEVWHQTVEGPLATGEAATTTRLSPDVRPDQVSKDRQERVLRAVKHLVDHLEEVPVLVVLCSTKPIPERPVGGAASGYYGSIFPFAWSFQLALRSRGLGSVMATALAHKARRVQEVLALPEDWRPVTLLPVAYTQGLDFRPAARAELSEVAFWNGATEPAGTA; via the coding sequence GTGACCGCCGTCATCACCGACATCGACCAGGTACTCACCACCACCCGTGCGGTACGCCGAAGGATGGACTTCACCCGTCCGGTCCAGCGCACGGTCGTCGAGGAGTGCCTGCGTCTCGCTCAGCAGGCGCCGATGGGCTCCAACCTGGAGGACTGGCGCATCGTCGCGGTCGACGACCCGGAGCTCAAGCGTCAGCTCGGCCGGCTCTACACCGAGGTCTGGCACCAGACCGTCGAGGGACCGCTGGCGACGGGAGAGGCCGCGACCACGACTCGGCTCTCCCCGGACGTCCGGCCCGACCAGGTGTCGAAGGACCGACAGGAGCGGGTGCTGAGAGCGGTCAAGCATCTCGTCGACCACCTCGAGGAGGTGCCGGTGCTGGTCGTGCTGTGCAGCACGAAGCCGATCCCCGAGCGCCCGGTCGGCGGCGCGGCGTCCGGCTACTACGGCTCGATCTTCCCGTTCGCCTGGTCCTTCCAGCTCGCGCTGCGCTCGCGCGGCCTCGGCTCGGTGATGGCGACCGCGCTCGCCCACAAGGCGCGCCGGGTCCAGGAGGTGCTCGCCCTGCCCGAGGACTGGCGGCCGGTCACGCTGCTCCCGGTCGCCTACACGCAGGGCCTCGACTTCCGGCCGGCCGCGCGGGCCGAGCTCAGCGAGGTCGCCTTCTGGAACGGTGCCACCGAGCCGGCGGGCACGGCATGA
- a CDS encoding zinc-binding dehydrogenase, whose product MRAAYVGGSSATDPASAVEVGELPTPSVPEGWAAVEMRAGALNMHDVWMLRGVARQPDGVHVLGSDGAGVYDGREVVVYPVLPGRVTSKVVAHATLVSDLGHGLLAETAVVPVGSLVPKPAHLSMAEAACLPTAWLTAYRMLFTRAGLHAGQTVLVQGAGGGVATAAAALATAAGAEVLVTSRSAEKRERALAAGARLALAPGERVPDLVDVVVETVGPATFEHSVLSTRAGGAIVTCGASTGFVAELDLARLFAREISVHGSTMGTLEEFRALLGLVEEHRITPVVDSVVPLAEVRGQVERMLAGTAFGKLCVSIP is encoded by the coding sequence ATGAGGGCGGCGTACGTCGGCGGGTCCTCGGCCACCGACCCGGCGTCGGCGGTGGAGGTCGGCGAACTCCCCACGCCCAGCGTGCCCGAGGGCTGGGCAGCGGTCGAGATGCGGGCCGGGGCGCTCAACATGCACGACGTCTGGATGCTGCGCGGCGTCGCCCGGCAGCCCGACGGGGTCCACGTGCTCGGCAGCGACGGCGCCGGCGTGTACGACGGCCGGGAGGTCGTGGTCTACCCGGTGCTGCCCGGCCGGGTCACGAGCAAGGTGGTCGCGCACGCCACGCTGGTGAGCGACCTGGGCCACGGGCTACTCGCCGAGACGGCCGTGGTCCCGGTGGGGAGCCTGGTTCCGAAGCCGGCACACCTGTCGATGGCCGAGGCGGCCTGCCTGCCGACCGCGTGGCTCACGGCGTACCGGATGCTCTTCACCCGCGCCGGTCTGCACGCCGGCCAGACCGTGCTCGTCCAGGGTGCTGGTGGCGGCGTGGCCACCGCGGCCGCCGCGCTGGCGACGGCGGCGGGCGCGGAAGTGCTGGTCACCTCCCGCTCCGCGGAGAAGCGGGAGCGCGCCCTGGCGGCTGGAGCACGTCTCGCGCTCGCGCCGGGTGAGCGGGTGCCGGACCTGGTGGACGTCGTGGTCGAGACGGTCGGACCGGCGACCTTCGAGCACTCCGTGCTCTCCACGCGGGCGGGTGGCGCGATCGTCACCTGCGGCGCGTCGACCGGCTTCGTCGCCGAGCTCGACCTGGCGCGACTGTTCGCCCGCGAGATCAGCGTGCACGGCTCGACGATGGGCACCCTCGAGGAGTTCCGCGCGCTGCTCGGTCTCGTCGAGGAGCACCGGATCACCCCGGTGGTCGACAGCGTCGTCCCGTTGGCCGAGGTCCGCGGCCAGGTGGAGCGGATGCTGGCCGGCACGGCGTTCGGCAAGCTCTGCGTGAGCATCCCGTGA
- a CDS encoding enoyl-CoA hydratase/isomerase family protein: MSVVLTRHGAVLKARIDRPRASNACDSTVLAGLTEWLDQADAPDVRALVLTGTGRAFCAGADLVEASALLGDPAGLRAFLAQGRDLVRRLRTAPVPTVAAVNGVAFGGGLELLLASDIAIAGRAARVGDRHIAVGQLPGWGSSAMLPRAVGPVLARRLLLTGETWTGEQAAGHGLVSEVVDDDRLAGRALEVAQGLAALAPVALRRMLDLARGPADADDDAWAREWEALTVHASAQGSAPAGTLLGALRRAGSAPSSPSTGSE; encoded by the coding sequence GTGAGCGTCGTCCTCACCCGCCATGGCGCGGTTCTGAAGGCCCGGATCGACCGGCCTCGGGCGAGCAACGCCTGCGACTCGACGGTGCTGGCCGGCCTGACGGAGTGGCTGGACCAGGCCGATGCGCCGGACGTCCGGGCGCTGGTGCTGACCGGGACCGGCCGGGCCTTCTGCGCCGGCGCCGACCTGGTCGAGGCCTCCGCGCTCCTGGGCGATCCGGCGGGCCTGCGGGCCTTCCTCGCCCAGGGCCGGGATCTGGTACGTCGGCTGCGCACCGCGCCGGTGCCGACCGTCGCGGCGGTCAACGGCGTCGCCTTCGGCGGCGGCCTGGAGCTGCTGCTGGCCAGCGACATCGCGATCGCGGGCCGGGCAGCCCGGGTCGGAGACCGCCACATCGCGGTCGGCCAGCTTCCGGGCTGGGGCTCCAGCGCGATGCTGCCCCGGGCGGTGGGGCCGGTGCTGGCCCGCCGGCTGCTGCTGACCGGCGAGACCTGGACCGGCGAGCAGGCGGCCGGGCACGGCCTGGTCAGCGAGGTCGTCGACGACGACCGGCTCGCGGGCCGGGCGCTCGAGGTCGCGCAGGGCCTGGCCGCCCTCGCCCCGGTCGCCCTGCGCCGGATGCTCGACCTCGCCCGCGGGCCGGCGGATGCCGACGACGACGCGTGGGCACGCGAGTGGGAGGCGCTCACCGTGCACGCCTCGGCCCAGGGCTCCGCGCCCGCCGGGACCCTGCTGGGCGCCCTGCGTCGAGCCGGGTCCGCCCCGTCCTCACCCTCCACCGGATCGGAATGA
- a CDS encoding nuclear transport factor 2 family protein, which produces MSRAVRAGLDFVAALDRGSLGGLARLCATDAVWWVDSGPDRRGGDPVLSPEGSGRFPLHGLMGMDAKLALMRELGPGAFPTGCRQIPRRVVAGARDCVIEVEGHGVHASGEVYANRYAFVFDVDEAGAITSVREYLDTIHAQHVVGDGSAIPRTTTEHPPAPALPEDLPAAARSVLGLWVALAEGDLERFAAPFAPDATWWTDSGRDRRRGRLYARGDIAANGPFHGVVPIADKLAAMRARVGSGAYASPAIAVTPRRVIADDELVAVEATGEALLGDGARYQNRYLWVADVGPDGIRQLREYCDTLHVAELMGYDAEVAR; this is translated from the coding sequence ATGTCGCGCGCCGTGCGAGCAGGGCTGGACTTCGTCGCGGCCCTCGACCGCGGCAGCCTCGGCGGGCTGGCCCGGCTCTGCGCGACGGACGCGGTCTGGTGGGTCGACTCCGGCCCGGACCGGCGCGGGGGCGATCCCGTGCTGTCCCCCGAGGGGAGTGGCCGGTTCCCGCTGCACGGGCTGATGGGGATGGACGCCAAGCTCGCGCTCATGCGCGAGCTCGGGCCGGGCGCCTTCCCGACCGGGTGCCGGCAGATCCCGCGGCGAGTGGTCGCCGGCGCGCGAGACTGCGTGATCGAGGTCGAGGGTCACGGGGTGCACGCCTCGGGCGAGGTCTACGCCAACCGCTACGCGTTCGTGTTCGACGTCGACGAGGCGGGCGCGATCACCTCGGTGCGGGAGTATCTCGACACCATCCATGCGCAGCACGTCGTCGGTGACGGCAGCGCGATCCCGCGGACGACCACCGAGCATCCGCCGGCCCCCGCACTGCCCGAGGACCTGCCGGCCGCGGCCCGGAGCGTGCTCGGACTGTGGGTGGCGCTGGCCGAAGGGGACCTGGAGCGGTTCGCGGCGCCGTTCGCGCCCGACGCCACCTGGTGGACCGACTCCGGGCGGGACCGGCGGCGGGGCCGGCTGTACGCGCGGGGCGACATCGCGGCCAACGGACCCTTCCACGGCGTGGTCCCGATCGCCGACAAGCTCGCGGCCATGCGGGCCCGGGTCGGCTCCGGTGCCTACGCGTCGCCGGCGATCGCGGTGACCCCGCGGCGGGTGATCGCCGACGACGAGCTGGTCGCGGTGGAGGCGACCGGCGAGGCGCTGCTCGGCGACGGGGCGCGCTACCAGAACCGCTACCTGTGGGTGGCCGACGTAGGCCCGGACGGGATCCGGCAGCTGCGGGAGTACTGCGACACCCTGCACGTCGCCGAGCTGATGGGGTACGACGCGGAGGTGGCCCGATGA